A stretch of the Maledivibacter sp. genome encodes the following:
- a CDS encoding DUF3870 domain-containing protein, which yields MLYEKNTIYILGTAKIGKNDPISAMYNIFFLGIIIERGSGKIVDSTCNMVRDVTTDFIRSILIGYNLVDDIEMIIDEIKDRFYGMAQKAVIASIKDARNKYMMIKNN from the coding sequence GTGCTATATGAAAAAAATACTATTTATATTTTAGGTACGGCTAAGATAGGTAAAAACGATCCTATTTCGGCTATGTATAATATTTTTTTCTTAGGTATTATTATAGAGAGAGGAAGCGGTAAAATAGTAGACTCAACTTGTAATATGGTGAGGGATGTTACCACTGATTTCATTAGGTCTATTCTTATAGGATATAATCTTGTAGATGATATAGAGATGATCATAGATGAAATAAAAGATAGATTCTATGGAATGGCTCAGAAAGCAGTGATTGCCTCCATAAAGGATGCTCGAAATAAATACATGATGATAAAAAATAATTGA
- a CDS encoding endospore germination permease — protein sequence MNKEVISDKQGIAAIVLYMSGTSSMLVFGTVAEKDIWVATILAILMTLCIVLVFCHMHSMFPGKNLFDICDICFGRFIGKGIIILYVWFALHSGTLVGMNIYQFITETILPATPNTAVFILLLFLCSWIVKKGIEVIGRWSEFMIIPFIILVFTVILFFIPDMDINNIRPVLSKGMKPILEGAFAVFSFPFGEIVIFTIIFSDFKSNKSPYRIYIGGLFIAGIVVFITSLGTILYIGINSASEPYYPIYEAVKRIDVGFILQNLEPAVAVTFVLGGFLKVSIYLLATCKGVVSIFKLKDYRFIVIPIVLIMLNMSYFVHLNRVDYNKWNFEIFPYYAFLFEMILPIIIWITAQIKFKKFKYKKSI from the coding sequence GTGAATAAGGAAGTCATTTCTGATAAACAAGGTATAGCTGCTATAGTGCTATATATGTCTGGAACTTCATCAATGCTAGTATTTGGCACGGTAGCCGAAAAGGATATCTGGGTAGCTACTATTTTGGCTATACTTATGACACTATGTATTGTATTAGTATTTTGCCATATGCATTCTATGTTCCCGGGGAAAAACTTATTTGATATTTGTGATATATGCTTTGGTAGATTTATAGGCAAAGGAATTATTATACTATATGTTTGGTTCGCACTTCACAGTGGAACCTTGGTTGGAATGAATATCTATCAATTTATTACAGAGACCATTCTTCCTGCAACCCCTAACACAGCGGTATTTATTCTTCTATTGTTCCTTTGTTCTTGGATTGTCAAGAAAGGAATAGAGGTGATAGGAAGATGGTCAGAGTTCATGATCATTCCCTTTATTATTTTGGTATTTACTGTAATATTATTTTTTATTCCCGACATGGACATTAATAACATTCGGCCAGTACTAAGTAAAGGCATGAAGCCCATTTTAGAGGGAGCCTTTGCTGTTTTTTCATTTCCCTTTGGAGAAATTGTAATATTTACTATAATTTTTTCAGATTTTAAGTCAAATAAATCTCCGTATAGGATATATATAGGAGGGTTATTTATTGCAGGAATTGTTGTATTTATTACGTCTTTAGGTACTATTTTATACATAGGAATAAATTCTGCTTCAGAGCCCTATTATCCTATATATGAAGCTGTGAAAAGAATAGATGTGGGATTTATACTACAAAATCTTGAACCGGCAGTTGCTGTAACCTTTGTATTGGGAGGATTTTTGAAGGTTAGTATATATCTATTGGCTACTTGCAAAGGAGTTGTCAGTATATTTAAGTTAAAGGACTACAGATTTATAGTAATACCAATAGTTTTAATAATGCTTAATATGTCGTACTTTGTACATTTAAATAGAGTTGACTATAATAAATGGAATTTTGAAATATTCCCATACTATGCCTTTCTTTTTGAAATGATTTTACCTATTATTATATGGATTACAGCCCAAATAAAATTTAAGAAATTTAAATATAAAAAATCTATTTAA
- a CDS encoding DUF4392 domain-containing protein produces the protein MNQNYFIDIENIIRKNLEKRGMDKINLLGEFENAVKDIYNGSTVLIVTGFVIRSSLTGETDGPIGAISLASALEKLGKKVVLVTDKYSRDMLYNCCIVKDVKASIEVVPHYNTDKFCNELLEKYQPSHIVAIERPGRAKDGHCYSMRGEDLSDLVPDTDILFIKSKEQGIVSLAVGDGGNEVGMGKVSSFVIDSVNKGEQICAAISTDYLIVAGVSNWGGHALAAALSIISGTMLLHDSKIEKRLLEVMIEAGAVDGCTKKGTLTVDGLSLEDNIEILENLRSIVDILLNTVEENYIYMKCT, from the coding sequence ATGAATCAAAACTATTTTATTGATATTGAAAATATAATTAGAAAAAATTTGGAAAAAAGAGGTATGGATAAAATTAATCTATTGGGTGAATTTGAAAATGCCGTAAAGGATATTTATAATGGTTCTACTGTGTTAATAGTTACTGGTTTTGTGATTAGGAGCAGTCTTACGGGTGAAACAGATGGCCCTATTGGAGCAATATCCTTGGCCAGTGCATTGGAGAAGCTAGGTAAAAAGGTAGTGCTTGTAACTGATAAATATTCTAGGGATATGCTATATAATTGCTGTATTGTAAAGGATGTTAAGGCTTCTATAGAAGTGGTTCCACATTATAATACAGACAAGTTTTGTAATGAACTATTAGAAAAATATCAGCCATCTCATATAGTTGCCATAGAAAGACCAGGAAGAGCAAAGGATGGTCACTGCTATTCCATGAGGGGAGAAGACCTTAGTGATTTGGTACCAGATACAGACATATTATTTATAAAATCAAAGGAGCAAGGGATAGTTTCATTGGCTGTTGGAGATGGGGGTAATGAAGTAGGCATGGGAAAGGTATCCTCATTTGTGATAGACTCAGTAAATAAGGGTGAGCAAATATGTGCAGCCATTAGCACCGATTATCTAATTGTAGCCGGAGTATCTAATTGGGGTGGCCATGCTTTGGCTGCAGCTCTTTCCATAATTTCTGGAACCATGCTATTACATGATTCTAAAATAGAAAAAAGATTATTAGAAGTGATGATAGAAGCAGGAGCGGTTGATGGATGTACCAAAAAGGGGACATTAACCGTAGATGGATTAAGCTTAGAAGATAATATAGAAATTCTTGAAAATTTAAGAAGCATAGTAGATATTTTACTAAATACAGTAGAAGAAAATTACATTTATATGAAATGTACTTAA
- a CDS encoding methyl-accepting chemotaxis protein, with product MKLRKSKSSIRNKIFLNSIALSIVLTIILMIISNYTINEIKGHVTQGVDTLLRDEFDRLIKLEVETAVGILKGINNKVQKGEITLEEGKKLGADLLRDIRYGDDGNGYFWADTSKGDNIVLLGKKDVEGKNRINLQDSKGLYLLKAVISKGMEPGGGYTDYWFPRPGETEPLPKRCYTLYFEPFDWVIGTGAYIDDIEYVVDDYEQGLEKYKGHSIIIMLIWAGICLAIIGVVAMLVGRKISRPIIRLTSLIDKTTKLDLVYDESYEVLLKNNDETGLMANQVFDMRKVLREMAGSIKGQSNDILNNSQFLSQNTNETALSIDEVAKAVEELADGATNQASEANEGTMKLESLNEKIDELIQSANLINKYTNDTNEVNHRSLSTMKELQHNFKANNEMVHQVNENINSLSEKSSYIGQIVGVIKSIAEQTNLLALNAAIEAARAGDAGKGFAVVAEEVRKLAEETGSSTQKIESITTEIEHEIEKVNHTMDETKVVVQNADKAAMEVEKVFEETTESIEKITQQLERLTNNIDIVSKYKEEVTFSIENITSVIQQSSASTEEVSASVEEQTATIAEIASMAEKLKVIARDLEDKVNIFSI from the coding sequence GTGAAATTGAGGAAATCTAAGTCAAGTATTAGAAATAAGATTTTTCTTAATTCAATTGCACTAAGTATCGTATTAACAATTATACTGATGATTATTTCAAACTATACTATCAATGAGATTAAAGGACATGTAACCCAAGGAGTGGATACCCTACTGAGAGACGAATTTGATAGGTTGATTAAACTGGAAGTTGAAACTGCGGTGGGGATTCTTAAAGGCATCAATAATAAGGTGCAAAAGGGTGAAATCACACTAGAAGAGGGAAAAAAATTAGGTGCCGATTTGCTTAGGGATATAAGGTATGGAGACGATGGCAATGGATATTTTTGGGCGGATACATCAAAGGGAGATAATATAGTCCTATTAGGGAAAAAGGATGTAGAGGGTAAGAATAGAATTAATCTACAGGATTCAAAGGGACTTTATCTCTTAAAAGCGGTTATTTCCAAGGGAATGGAGCCCGGGGGAGGATACACAGACTACTGGTTTCCAAGACCCGGGGAAACGGAACCCCTACCTAAAAGATGTTATACTTTGTATTTCGAGCCATTTGATTGGGTAATCGGAACGGGAGCCTACATAGATGATATAGAATATGTAGTTGATGATTATGAACAAGGGTTAGAGAAATATAAGGGACATAGTATAATTATTATGCTTATTTGGGCAGGTATATGTTTGGCAATAATAGGAGTGGTAGCCATGCTGGTAGGCAGAAAGATATCAAGACCTATTATAAGGCTGACAAGCTTAATTGACAAAACCACTAAACTGGATTTAGTATATGATGAATCCTACGAAGTATTGCTAAAGAATAATGATGAAACAGGTTTAATGGCTAATCAAGTATTTGACATGAGAAAAGTATTAAGAGAAATGGCAGGAAGTATTAAGGGACAGTCAAATGATATACTTAATAATTCTCAATTTTTATCACAAAATACAAATGAAACAGCATTATCTATTGATGAGGTTGCCAAGGCTGTGGAAGAACTAGCTGATGGAGCTACAAATCAAGCTTCGGAAGCCAATGAAGGTACAATGAAATTAGAGTCGTTAAATGAAAAAATTGATGAATTAATTCAAAGTGCAAATCTAATAAATAAATATACAAATGATACAAATGAAGTCAACCATAGATCATTATCCACTATGAAGGAATTACAGCATAATTTTAAAGCAAATAATGAAATGGTTCATCAAGTAAATGAAAATATAAATAGTCTTTCAGAAAAGTCCAGTTATATAGGACAAATTGTTGGAGTCATAAAGTCAATAGCGGAACAAACAAATTTATTGGCGCTTAATGCCGCTATTGAGGCTGCCAGAGCCGGAGACGCAGGTAAGGGCTTTGCAGTTGTAGCCGAAGAGGTTAGAAAGTTGGCGGAAGAAACAGGAAGCTCCACTCAGAAAATCGAGAGTATTACTACTGAAATAGAGCATGAAATAGAAAAAGTAAATCATACTATGGATGAAACAAAGGTGGTTGTACAAAATGCCGATAAAGCAGCCATGGAAGTAGAAAAAGTTTTTGAAGAAACCACAGAATCCATTGAAAAAATTACACAGCAGTTAGAGAGATTAACCAATAACATTGATATCGTAAGCAAATATAAAGAAGAAGTTACTTTTTCAATAGAAAATATTACTTCTGTAATACAACAATCTTCAGCATCTACAGAAGAGGTATCAGCTTCTGTGGAAGAGCAAACAGCTACTATTGCTGAAATTGCTAGTATGGCTGAAAAATTAAAAGTCATAGCTCGTGATTTAGAAGATAAAGTTAACATCTTTAGTATCTAA